The Leadbettera azotonutricia ZAS-9 genome has a window encoding:
- a CDS encoding metallophosphoesterase, which yields MKPAAVVLRSLTEVLLFALSGCTAPEKPAGLASLDHPPLIYITNDVHLLADALHDDGPRYQRIIGEGDGKNTEMIPSLLRTLLRTAQEERPDMILFNGDLTFNGEKESHQALAQEMAAIEALGVKVFVIPGNHDINNPWARTYFNERASYAPAVGPREFETIYADFGYREAVSRDRETLSYTVRPMPGLRLLMLDSAKYKNNRELGSPETAGAIPESTRKWICAEAEAAKKDGDRIVAAMHHSLMDHHPMVNRGFTIENAASLRELFAELGINFILTGHIHAQDISQRQTSSGSIVYDIATSALAVYPHQIGVLRFNSEQAGWNYSVKALDVEAWARAGGLQDQRLLQFNAWSEEFFRRVSEDMVRRRLSATALRLSAEELESLSILVGTLNARYFAGSEYLNAQDIYDSQGYQLLETYKFDFLYEYAKTIMEDAPPPNRELFIPVSPF from the coding sequence GTGAAGCCCGCAGCGGTGGTACTCCGGTCTTTGACAGAGGTTCTCCTGTTTGCACTCTCCGGGTGCACGGCCCCGGAAAAGCCTGCGGGGCTGGCCTCACTCGATCATCCCCCGCTCATCTATATTACCAACGATGTCCATCTGCTCGCCGATGCCCTCCATGACGACGGTCCCCGCTATCAGCGGATTATCGGCGAGGGGGACGGGAAAAACACCGAAATGATTCCAAGCCTGCTCCGGACCCTGCTCCGCACCGCCCAGGAGGAAAGGCCGGACATGATCCTGTTTAACGGCGATCTGACCTTTAACGGAGAAAAGGAAAGCCACCAGGCGCTGGCCCAGGAGATGGCGGCTATTGAAGCGCTTGGGGTCAAGGTCTTTGTTATCCCCGGCAATCACGACATCAACAACCCCTGGGCCCGGACCTATTTTAATGAACGGGCCAGCTATGCTCCAGCGGTAGGCCCGCGGGAATTTGAGACCATCTACGCCGACTTTGGTTACCGGGAAGCGGTTTCCCGGGACAGGGAGACCCTGAGCTACACGGTTCGACCCATGCCCGGCCTGCGGCTTCTCATGCTGGACAGCGCCAAATATAAAAACAACCGCGAGCTGGGCAGTCCCGAGACCGCCGGGGCCATCCCCGAATCTACCAGAAAATGGATATGCGCTGAGGCTGAGGCTGCCAAAAAAGACGGGGATCGTATCGTCGCCGCCATGCATCACAGCCTTATGGACCATCACCCCATGGTGAACCGGGGGTTCACCATAGAAAACGCCGCTTCCCTCCGGGAGCTCTTTGCCGAACTGGGGATCAACTTTATCCTTACCGGCCATATCCACGCCCAGGATATAAGCCAGCGTCAAACTTCCTCGGGGTCCATCGTGTACGATATAGCTACCAGCGCCCTGGCAGTGTATCCTCATCAAATAGGGGTCCTTCGTTTTAATTCCGAACAAGCAGGGTGGAATTATTCGGTCAAGGCGCTGGATGTGGAAGCCTGGGCCCGGGCGGGCGGCCTCCAGGACCAGCGGCTGCTCCAATTCAATGCCTGGTCGGAGGAATTTTTCCGCAGGGTTTCGGAAGACATGGTCCGCCGCCGCCTCTCCGCAACGGCCCTGCGCCTGAGCGCCGAAGAACTGGAATCCCTGAGCATTCTTGTGGGGACCCTTAACGCGCGGTACTTTGCGGGTTCCGAATATCTTAATGCCCAGGATATATATGATTCCCAAGGGTACCAACTGCTGGAGACCTACAAGTTTGATTTTCTCTATGAATATGCAAAGACCATTATGGAGGATGCTCCCCCGCCCAACAGGGAACTGTTTATACCGGTTTCCCCTTTCTGA
- a CDS encoding helix-turn-helix domain-containing protein: MDIKIFWGRIKQLLKKKQVTQAEMARACGIPYNTFHGWITKDIYPPLTDAYTIAHVLGVTIDYLVAGKDTAGKKTAAQLENAKKALKHAEETLDKIVL; the protein is encoded by the coding sequence ATGGACATAAAAATTTTTTGGGGCCGCATAAAGCAGCTGTTGAAAAAAAAGCAAGTTACTCAGGCAGAAATGGCCAGGGCCTGCGGTATACCTTATAATACCTTCCACGGCTGGATTACAAAAGACATATACCCTCCGCTTACCGACGCCTATACGATTGCCCATGTATTGGGGGTTACCATTGACTACCTTGTTGCCGGCAAAGATACGGCTGGCAAAAAAACAGCGGCCCAACTGGAAAACGCCAAGAAGGCGTTGAAGCATGCGGAAGAAACACTGGACAAGATTGTGCTCTAA
- a CDS encoding tetratricopeptide repeat protein, whose product MWERSSGIILIILVILTKMLTSSCSMNKPSEDDLLLYARASSVYQEARYAEAAELLSKIEGFSPALTLKGKALFFSGDDGAAEKCLRRALRLYPNGAEAGIYLARLLREKGETEEALKLTENMLSGDPQNVRALRLASELAKDRGPSGEASASAFLDRAIEASVETSLVFLDRAKLRWTNGNRQGAMEDLKKARELLPYDSPLMRSIKTIESAISNATGENAS is encoded by the coding sequence ATGTGGGAACGCAGTTCAGGAATCATCCTGATAATACTTGTCATTCTGACAAAAATGCTGACTTCTTCCTGCAGTATGAATAAGCCAAGCGAAGACGATCTTCTTCTTTATGCCAGGGCTTCAAGTGTTTATCAGGAAGCACGCTACGCAGAGGCAGCAGAATTGCTCTCAAAAATCGAGGGCTTCTCACCCGCCCTTACTTTGAAAGGGAAGGCTTTGTTTTTCTCGGGCGATGATGGGGCCGCCGAAAAATGCCTTCGCCGGGCATTGCGTCTTTACCCCAATGGGGCAGAGGCCGGAATTTACCTTGCGCGGCTTCTCAGGGAAAAAGGTGAAACAGAAGAAGCGTTGAAATTGACAGAAAACATGCTTTCAGGCGATCCGCAGAATGTCAGGGCTTTAAGGCTTGCTTCGGAACTTGCGAAGGACAGGGGCCCGTCCGGCGAGGCCTCGGCCTCGGCCTTCCTTGACCGCGCTATCGAAGCTTCTGTTGAAACTTCCCTGGTCTTTCTGGACAGGGCTAAACTCAGGTGGACAAACGGGAATAGACAGGGCGCTATGGAGGATCTTAAAAAAGCCAGGGAGCTTCTTCCTTACGACAGCCCCCTGATGCGATCCATTAAAACCATTGAATCGGCCATAAGCAATGCAACAGGAGAAAATGCGTCATGA
- a CDS encoding TolC family protein, with translation MPKPKLLPLMLMLFVVPRILLAGDLSLGFADAGKMAQAASRELWSEYQKHYLKEGAWAWGLRAYFPRLSVTVSEDDRLSLVNADSFLKNYTLNIEQLLFDGGRTSMSRKLEKAKLKLESTALERMAAEISEGAVAAYRQVILYRKVLEVRERALESLEEQGRILNSEVELGLALALDMAGAGITINQAKIEIASVKLNLIEAEKQLAEALGLNELPLLMEEIDIHRMAVRLSPEAVKSIAEARNPGMAAARHSIAKRQVEAKYAALSWIPTLRLTGSVGLGGQHYPLTRHNWSIGISVDFSSPWISGNLNGSAGWEPPYDRSARLQNTLSPLPDPAQAYTARNTLLALNLEKSNYDINFMKLGRAAVDGVEKCSLLEKKRALAVETLELEREKYRLGELKLDLGKLTRLELMDARLDYAEKEIAAVEAAIALLEGERELEKLLDFSPGELYQLADLVLQ, from the coding sequence ATGCCAAAGCCTAAACTCCTGCCATTAATGCTAATGCTGTTTGTTGTTCCCCGCATATTGCTTGCAGGGGATCTTTCCCTGGGTTTTGCCGATGCGGGGAAGATGGCACAAGCTGCTTCCCGCGAATTGTGGAGCGAATACCAGAAGCATTATCTTAAGGAAGGGGCTTGGGCATGGGGCTTAAGAGCTTATTTTCCAAGGCTCAGCGTTACTGTTTCGGAAGATGACAGGCTGTCTTTGGTCAATGCCGATTCTTTTCTGAAAAATTATACCCTTAATATCGAACAGCTCCTGTTTGACGGCGGGCGTACATCCATGTCCCGGAAGCTTGAAAAGGCTAAACTTAAGCTTGAAAGCACGGCCCTCGAAAGAATGGCGGCTGAAATATCCGAGGGGGCTGTGGCAGCTTACAGGCAAGTTATTTTATACCGGAAGGTTTTGGAAGTAAGGGAAAGGGCTTTGGAATCCCTTGAAGAACAGGGCCGCATTTTAAATAGTGAAGTTGAATTAGGATTAGCCTTGGCATTGGATATGGCAGGTGCCGGGATAACCATAAATCAGGCAAAGATTGAAATTGCTTCCGTAAAATTGAATCTTATCGAGGCAGAAAAGCAGCTTGCCGAGGCATTGGGACTCAACGAACTTCCCCTGCTCATGGAAGAAATAGATATACATAGGATGGCTGTTAGGCTATCTCCGGAGGCGGTTAAATCAATTGCCGAGGCCCGCAACCCCGGCATGGCCGCTGCCCGCCATTCAATAGCCAAGCGCCAGGTAGAAGCGAAATATGCTGCCCTTTCCTGGATACCGACGCTGCGGCTTACGGGAAGCGTGGGATTGGGTGGACAGCATTATCCATTAACCAGGCACAACTGGTCCATTGGCATCAGCGTAGACTTTTCGTCCCCCTGGATTTCAGGAAACCTTAACGGTTCCGCCGGCTGGGAACCTCCCTACGATAGATCCGCGCGGCTTCAGAATACACTGAGCCCCCTTCCTGATCCGGCTCAAGCCTACACAGCCCGGAATACTCTGCTTGCCCTGAACCTTGAAAAATCAAACTATGACATAAACTTCATGAAGCTTGGACGCGCTGCCGTGGACGGGGTTGAAAAGTGCAGTCTACTCGAAAAGAAACGGGCTCTTGCAGTGGAAACCCTGGAACTTGAAAGGGAGAAATACCGCCTTGGAGAATTGAAGCTGGATCTTGGAAAACTTACCCGCCTTGAGCTTATGGATGCCCGCCTTGACTATGCTGAAAAAGAAATAGCGGCAGTGGAAGCAGCCATTGCCCTTCTTGAAGGGGAACGGGAACTGGAAAAGCTTTTGGATTTCAGTCCGGGCGAATTGTACCAGCTTGCAGATTTGGTGCTGCAATAA
- a CDS encoding efflux RND transporter periplasmic adaptor subunit translates to MKSLSVYILIAVSGLLFSCGKSAAETSLPRQVRAAAVSLRETAEEIHGFGALSYLKKVDIAAPSDAVLETLVMREGDAIAEGEIIAILSNPQINLAVRRAENAFSQAQAARDLSMARLSDGELQVEAKILENEKAEAELSLARRSLGEQKRKHEKEEALFKAGGISSEAILNSRFAFETAEAQLVMMEKELEIRRIGLRIEDLLAAGINSPNEESALRKALIAFAVKGLYAEARAAEASLEAAARELESSKLLESELIIKSPQSGIIGARYAEEGERLKREDKIFTLIDTVSLYAIFSVSESDALKLCKGMAAKVSLDGTGRTYDGAIDLVSPQADSQSFTFMVRVLLPSDGEGLLRPGMFARISIAVESPRKIKIIPESAISLKKEKMGRIFTINGNMISERMVELGKILGDDREIISGLEAGEVVVLRPDAALQDGAYVSVAN, encoded by the coding sequence ATGAAATCATTGTCGGTTTATATTCTTATTGCTGTGTCGGGCCTTCTTTTTTCCTGTGGGAAATCCGCTGCAGAAACAAGTTTGCCCAGGCAGGTCAGAGCTGCAGCTGTATCGCTTCGGGAAACTGCAGAAGAGATACATGGTTTTGGCGCCCTTTCGTATCTGAAAAAGGTAGATATAGCCGCGCCTTCCGATGCAGTCCTTGAAACCCTGGTGATGCGTGAAGGTGACGCTATTGCTGAAGGGGAGATAATAGCAATACTGTCAAACCCTCAAATAAACCTTGCTGTGCGCAGAGCCGAAAATGCCTTTTCTCAGGCACAGGCTGCCAGGGATCTTTCAATGGCAAGGCTGTCTGATGGCGAACTTCAGGTTGAAGCAAAAATACTGGAGAATGAGAAAGCCGAGGCTGAACTTTCCCTGGCCCGCCGTTCCCTTGGAGAGCAGAAACGCAAGCATGAAAAAGAAGAGGCCCTTTTTAAAGCCGGCGGCATAAGCAGTGAAGCTATATTGAATTCCAGGTTTGCCTTTGAAACCGCAGAAGCCCAACTGGTTATGATGGAAAAAGAACTGGAAATACGCCGGATAGGGCTGCGCATTGAGGATCTTCTGGCGGCGGGAATAAACTCGCCAAATGAGGAAAGCGCTTTGCGAAAAGCCCTTATTGCGTTTGCTGTTAAAGGGCTGTATGCAGAGGCCAGAGCAGCCGAGGCAAGCCTGGAGGCAGCAGCCAGGGAATTGGAATCGTCAAAGCTCCTTGAATCGGAACTGATAATAAAAAGCCCTCAGTCAGGTATCATCGGGGCAAGATATGCCGAAGAAGGCGAAAGGCTTAAGCGGGAAGATAAAATATTCACCCTTATAGACACAGTTTCCCTTTATGCCATTTTTTCGGTATCTGAGTCTGACGCCTTAAAACTCTGCAAGGGCATGGCTGCAAAGGTCAGCCTTGACGGAACCGGCAGAACTTATGACGGGGCAATCGACCTTGTTTCTCCGCAAGCGGACAGCCAGTCTTTTACCTTTATGGTACGGGTGCTTTTGCCTTCTGATGGCGAAGGTTTGCTCAGGCCCGGTATGTTTGCCCGCATAAGCATAGCCGTTGAAAGTCCCCGGAAAATTAAGATCATTCCTGAATCTGCCATCAGCCTAAAAAAAGAAAAAATGGGAAGAATCTTTACTATAAACGGAAATATGATTTCGGAAAGAATGGTAGAGCTTGGAAAGATATTGGGCGATGATAGGGAAATAATTTCCGGCCTTGAAGCCGGGGAAGTTGTGGTGCTGCGGCCGGATGCCGCCTTACAGGATGGAGCTTATGTGTCGGTGGCGAATTGA
- a CDS encoding Ig-like domain-containing protein, protein MCRWRIELVLHLFVLAVLNSCGFIDLRPIEVSTVPAEAYSVLPESYSFVVIHFDTEMLKAETEGVVKIVSSLGSVETDTEWQGNDLVLKPVSSWLPGIRYVLRLSGTMYSKDGRDLFISKEIPFFAISPSPMPYLKSVVPSDGESTEVFSRDDKVLEFVFSESMDRRSTEAALSCDSMGDKIVEWLDDDHVLHVITGKTLSPWTSYRWSISEKALSRDGAPLARAVSGRFITDLDAEFPRVLKIIPLLKSEALGDWGCWLPADLNLEKGLGPSQGIGVEFSKPMDGESLKRAFSFEPSLPGRVDQLSATKAVYIPDRNPEAETNYTLKINGDIKDSGGLKMGNDNVLLFSSDIPQLKIMSFYSAEDTVILKPERGMVIKTYIDEAGGGVLRFTMHFSLPFKEEVQNDAAFRITLEPFFPGNLPPVSLRFVRWPYTDQIRMDWEGLQIGKPGESHYYRLVLPGGRNGMANGDGSYFKEETWFLIEAVGNEE, encoded by the coding sequence ATGTGTCGGTGGCGAATTGAATTAGTGCTGCACTTATTCGTTTTGGCAGTATTGAATTCCTGCGGTTTTATTGATCTACGCCCAATTGAGGTCAGCACTGTCCCTGCGGAAGCATATAGTGTGCTTCCGGAAAGTTATAGCTTCGTGGTTATTCATTTTGATACCGAAATGCTTAAAGCAGAAACCGAGGGAGTAGTTAAGATTGTTAGCTCCCTGGGTTCTGTGGAAACAGATACAGAGTGGCAAGGCAATGATCTTGTACTGAAACCGGTATCTTCATGGCTCCCTGGAATCCGTTATGTCCTGAGGCTTTCTGGTACTATGTATTCCAAAGACGGAAGGGATCTGTTCATCTCAAAGGAAATCCCCTTCTTTGCAATTTCCCCAAGCCCAATGCCCTATCTTAAATCTGTTGTCCCTTCCGACGGCGAATCTACGGAAGTTTTTTCCAGGGATGACAAGGTTTTGGAATTTGTTTTTTCGGAATCCATGGACAGGCGTAGTACCGAGGCTGCTTTAAGCTGTGACAGCATGGGGGATAAAATAGTTGAATGGCTGGATGATGATCATGTTCTGCACGTCATTACCGGCAAAACACTTTCTCCATGGACCTCTTACCGCTGGTCAATTTCAGAAAAAGCTTTAAGCCGTGACGGAGCGCCTTTGGCTAGAGCAGTGTCAGGCAGGTTTATTACTGATCTGGATGCCGAATTCCCTCGTGTGCTGAAAATCATCCCCCTTCTCAAGAGTGAAGCCTTGGGGGATTGGGGTTGCTGGCTCCCGGCGGATCTTAACCTTGAAAAAGGCCTGGGCCCTAGCCAGGGCATTGGTGTGGAATTCAGCAAGCCCATGGATGGCGAGAGCCTTAAGCGTGCCTTTAGTTTTGAGCCGTCCCTTCCGGGGAGGGTTGATCAGCTTTCCGCTACAAAGGCGGTGTATATACCTGACAGGAATCCCGAGGCAGAAACAAATTATACCCTTAAAATCAACGGTGATATCAAAGATAGTGGAGGGCTTAAAATGGGCAATGACAATGTTTTACTTTTTTCTTCGGATATCCCTCAGCTTAAAATTATGTCTTTTTATTCAGCTGAGGATACGGTGATTCTTAAACCTGAACGGGGCATGGTAATCAAAACCTATATTGACGAGGCAGGGGGAGGTGTCCTCCGTTTCACCATGCATTTTTCGCTTCCTTTTAAAGAGGAAGTCCAAAACGATGCGGCCTTTAGAATAACCCTGGAGCCCTTCTTTCCGGGGAATCTGCCCCCTGTGAGCCTCAGGTTTGTGCGCTGGCCTTATACCGATCAGATACGAATGGATTGGGAAGGCCTCCAAATAGGGAAACCCGGCGAATCCCATTATTACCGACTTGTCCTGCCCGGAGGGCGGAATGGTATGGCGAATGGAGACGGTTCTTATTTTAAAGAGGAAACATGGTTCTTAATTGAGGCGGTAGGAAATGAAGAATAG
- a CDS encoding Ig-like domain-containing protein gives MKNRHFTISMGICLLAMIFPVVFFSCDILRDSPFEVEAWSPGAGYHARPEILEVSLLLSHESDRVKVEEAFSLTEDGKSVKGLFSWQGNRFCFKPASPLEQDREYLVSLGTGAQDTKGLSLERKFEASFTTRLRNIRPKVISVEPAYDGVISNSRDMVKIVFTEEVNVNSCINSISFSPSVNGRWNIEGEGKTACFSPLGPWKTGIQYKITIADSMQSASGCTIGEEFLSRFSIAINNDDIHPFIISAWALNPGEVPDELSPLDIYNPDKGFFEWESFTKLMLEFSEPVDTGSIKSHLTIEPQASLVLETPPGFSSTAVFSFAEKPAWNKDFLFISSPGVKDEAGNESLDEKAFRIRTNGPHSKPPSLIGIRLPMAPGNKDNPEPSVYSMNDIFSDLPMDIEADSYPYAKAIPVWIELYFETAMDTEINTFSLMELFKVESTNNAVSFSPRNIKNKDFALPDAVPGWENHCRIEMEGLMTNTVNSGVVSFYIRAGLEDLKGNKSPEIHKISLLK, from the coding sequence ATGAAGAATAGGCATTTCACTATTTCCATGGGAATCTGTCTGCTGGCAATGATTTTCCCCGTGGTTTTCTTTTCCTGCGATATCTTGCGGGATTCTCCATTTGAAGTCGAAGCATGGTCTCCCGGAGCGGGCTATCATGCCCGGCCTGAAATACTTGAAGTATCCCTTCTCCTTTCCCATGAGAGCGACAGGGTTAAGGTGGAGGAGGCCTTCTCTCTTACCGAAGACGGCAAATCGGTAAAAGGCTTGTTTTCCTGGCAGGGCAATCGCTTTTGTTTCAAGCCCGCTTCCCCTCTTGAACAGGACAGGGAGTACCTTGTTTCCCTCGGAACCGGAGCGCAGGATACCAAAGGGCTTTCATTGGAACGCAAATTTGAAGCTTCTTTTACTACCCGTTTGCGGAACATAAGGCCCAAGGTGATTTCCGTAGAGCCTGCCTATGATGGTGTTATTTCCAATTCACGGGATATGGTAAAAATAGTATTCACAGAAGAAGTGAATGTTAATTCATGCATTAACAGTATTAGTTTTAGCCCTTCAGTTAACGGAAGGTGGAACATTGAGGGGGAAGGGAAAACAGCCTGTTTTAGTCCTCTTGGGCCATGGAAAACCGGTATCCAATATAAAATAACAATTGCCGATAGTATGCAAAGCGCTTCAGGCTGTACCATAGGCGAAGAATTTCTAAGCCGGTTTTCCATAGCCATTAATAATGATGATATTCATCCTTTTATTATATCAGCCTGGGCTTTGAATCCCGGGGAGGTCCCTGATGAACTTAGCCCGCTGGATATTTACAATCCGGATAAAGGATTTTTTGAATGGGAATCCTTCACTAAACTGATGCTGGAATTTTCTGAACCTGTGGACACAGGAAGCATTAAGAGCCATTTGACAATTGAGCCCCAGGCTTCTTTGGTGCTGGAAACCCCACCCGGTTTTTCCAGCACCGCGGTATTTAGCTTTGCAGAAAAGCCTGCATGGAATAAAGATTTTCTGTTTATATCAAGTCCTGGCGTTAAGGACGAAGCCGGAAATGAAAGCCTTGATGAAAAAGCTTTTAGGATACGCACAAACGGCCCTCATTCAAAACCGCCAAGCCTGATAGGCATACGTCTTCCTATGGCCCCAGGGAACAAGGATAATCCGGAACCGTCGGTATATTCAATGAATGATATTTTTTCAGATCTTCCCATGGATATAGAGGCGGACAGTTACCCCTACGCGAAGGCGATCCCTGTATGGATAGAGCTTTATTTTGAAACGGCCATGGATACTGAAATTAATACCTTCTCGTTAATGGAACTTTTTAAAGTCGAATCTACCAACAATGCCGTAAGTTTTTCCCCCCGGAATATAAAAAACAAAGACTTTGCCTTGCCTGATGCTGTCCCTGGCTGGGAAAATCATTGCCGCATCGAGATGGAAGGACTTATGACCAATACCGTTAATTCCGGGGTGGTTAGTTTTTATATTCGTGCAGGGCTTGAAGACTTGAAAGGAAATAAAAGCCCTGAAATCCATAAGATTTCTCTGTTGAAATAG